TCGGTTCGATCACGATCGTTTCCGATTCGCGATTGAATCGATTGATCGCGCAGGGATCCTCGGACGACGTCGACTTGATCGAAAACTACCTGAAGATCATCGATAAAGACCGCAGCATCACGACCGTGCAAACCTATGGCACCTCGCAAGTCATTGAGCTGAAACACACCCGTGCCGCGGACGTCGCCGAAGCTGTCCAGGCCGCCTACGCCGGACGCATGGCAGAAGGAGCCGGCAAAGCCAACGCGGCCGCCGGTGGTGGCAACGATTCCGACGCACGCGACGCAGCTCGCAATGGAGACAATCGCGGCAACTCGAAAAACCCACCAAAGAAGTCAGCTTCTCAAGCCGCTCGCGACTTGGAACCCAAGATGACAGTGGCCGTTCACGAGGCCAGCAACTCGTTGATCATCACCGCTCCTCCACAATTGTTTGCCGAAGTGGAAACGCTTGTTCAAACAATCGATTCACGCGGCGAACAAGCGGTCGAAGTCATCATCCCCAGCAGCGATGAAGTCATGGGCGAAGTGCTTCAACAAGTGCTCGGCGCCTCAACAACGACCAGTCGCCGTCCGACCACTTCTTCCCGCGATCGTTCGCGAGACCGAGGAGGTCGATGATGCGATCTCAATGGAACGCCAACCTGTTTTCGCAGTTCATTCCGACACTGCGTCGCACCGTTTCTCGAGTCGCATTGCCTGTTTCGCTGGCAATGGTGACCGGCGCTGTGATCTCTGATGGCAACGTCGCCCAAGCACAATCCGGTCTTCGCGAATCGCTGGAACGACTCGACCGCGATCAAGATGGTGACATCGAACCCGAAGAAATCACGGCGCTCTCACGTCCTTATTTGGAACGAGTCGCCGAAGCACGGCGGATGGATCTGAACCGAGACAACTCGGTCGAACGTTGGCAAGAAGCGGTACGCATCTATCACGCTTTGCAGAACGGGGTTTCCGGCCGAGAGGTCGATCCCGAAACCAACATCACCGTGCGTCCCTTTGGCGCTCTCGATGATGACCCCATGGTTCCCGAGTTCGGCTTGGGCGAGATGAAGTTCCAATACACTGCCGATGACTACCGCCAAGCCGAACGCACTCTCTCACGCAGCGATCGCAATCGGGACGGATTTCTCGATCGGCGTGAAGTGGAACGAGCCGACTGGAAATTCCGGGATCCATTTGAAGAAGACTACGACAAAGACAACCGGCTGAGCACCATTGAATTGGCCCAGCGATACGCTCGCCGACGTCTGCTTTCCGATGCCTCAGGCGAGTTGATTCGGAAACGCCGGAGGGTTGGCAGCGAGGTTCGCGAACTGGAACGTTCTGGACGCGAAGACGATTCACGCTCGTGGCGTCGCGATCGTCGATATTACCTCGCGTCCACCGTCATGGAACGATTTGACACCAACCGCAACGGGCGACTGGAAGCCAGCGAAACCGTTGCGATGGGGATCCCGTTCGGCCGCATCGACCTCGATCGCGATGGCGAAATCTCTCGTGACGAGCTCAACGACCATCTTCTCGAAGTTCAAGAACGCGAAGATCAAGACGCGGAAGGGTTGCCGCCTTGGTTCTTCGAGCGTGACGCAGATGGCGACCAACAGATCTCGATGCCCGAATTCACGTCCGAATGGACATCAGAGCTTTTGGCCGAGTTCGAATCGTACGATCAGAACGCCGATGGACTGCTCACCAAGAGCGAACTGGCAGGATCAACCTCGCTGATGGGCGGCAACTACCGCAACGAAACCGCCTCCGCCTTGCCACCTCGCAAGACGATCGTTTCAGAGATTTTCATCGAAGAAGAGTATGTGATCGCCGACGTGAACGTTCAGCTTTCGATCACGCACACGCACGACGAAGCACTGGATGCTTACCTGGTCGGCCCTGACGAGACAAAGATCGAATTGTTCACCGGAGTCGGCGGGCATGATGATCACTTCGACCGAACACGTTTCGACGACGATGCACGCTACCCGATTACCAAGGCTCGCCCACCGTTCGAAGGCACCTTCATTCCGGAGGGCCGCCTGAAGAACCAACCCAGCCTCAGCTCCTTCAACGGTAAGAACGTTCAAGGAACTTGGCAATTGGTCATCGTCGGAACACGCAGCGAACGGTTCGGACTGCTCCA
Above is a genomic segment from Rhodopirellula bahusiensis containing:
- a CDS encoding proprotein convertase P-domain-containing protein translates to MMRSQWNANLFSQFIPTLRRTVSRVALPVSLAMVTGAVISDGNVAQAQSGLRESLERLDRDQDGDIEPEEITALSRPYLERVAEARRMDLNRDNSVERWQEAVRIYHALQNGVSGREVDPETNITVRPFGALDDDPMVPEFGLGEMKFQYTADDYRQAERTLSRSDRNRDGFLDRREVERADWKFRDPFEEDYDKDNRLSTIELAQRYARRRLLSDASGELIRKRRRVGSEVRELERSGREDDSRSWRRDRRYYLASTVMERFDTNRNGRLEASETVAMGIPFGRIDLDRDGEISRDELNDHLLEVQEREDQDAEGLPPWFFERDADGDQQISMPEFTSEWTSELLAEFESYDQNADGLLTKSELAGSTSLMGGNYRNETASALPPRKTIVSEIFIEEEYVIADVNVQLSITHTHDEALDAYLVGPDETKIELFTGVGGHDDHFDRTRFDDDARYPITKARPPFEGTFIPEGRLKNQPSLSSFNGKNVQGTWQLVIVGTRSERFGLLHNWSLDITPDTSKP